A stretch of DNA from Cryptomeria japonica chromosome 4, Sugi_1.0, whole genome shotgun sequence:
ttcaaaggtaactttcgatcatacttactggctcccttaggtaatctccaagaaataagtgcttcaagctcatgcaactctttctccttctctttcttctctctcatctctctttcatatcttgaaaccctagatgaacccTCTCCCAGATCATAGAACTGCTTCCTGGATACAAAGGCCTCAAATGTAGTCtcatatttaccatgtgattctccaatttTTCTCAGCTCAAATTCAACTAGCTTATCAACCAATttatatctcttgtcacaatagtcacactctggatctcataaaTAGCAGTAACTTTAGCAATAAGAGAAGCTTTGTAGAGGGCCCAAGAGAAAAAATAtattgaaggaggaagacatggtgaagcAATAGGCTAAGTCGATTCCCACTCCTCCCAAATAGGCTAAGGCTAAACCGATCAAGTTAGCACCTACCTCTTGTGCATAGAAGGAAGTCCCTCCATCTAAGCCACAACATCATCAACCAGTggggaagagaagagaaagaaggagaagctgGTGAGAAAGTATGCTACTGTGGAAGAAGAAACAAAATCTAATGAAGAGGTTAGAGAAGTAAAGAAGACAACCACTTATGCTCGAGTGGTGAGAAATCCTCCATCCAGTGAATCTCCACCTACAAAGAAGCCTAAAACTCAAGGTGACCCATCTGGTAAAGCCATACGAAGCAAGAAGCAAAAATCTGAACTAGATGAAGCCTTAAAATATGGTAAGCTTGATGAAACCTACACTATTGTGCCTCCTTTGACACTAAGTGAATTGATTAATCCTGGATAATCAAGgaagaaaatttgaagaatgtttTAGATTATTACATGAATTTTAATgaggatgagcaaagatcaattgAAGAAGCTATAATAGAGTATTTGAATACATATATTAAAGTTTTGTTAGAACTTTCATCTATAATTCTATAGGAATTACATGATATTTTGGATGCTTGGAGACATGTAGTGAGTCTTGAAAATTAGAGATTGAAAGAATACACATTAGTTAATCTATTATCTATTATTTTAAAAggtgatattcaaagaattttgaaacttgtacaGGAAAAGTTTAGAAGTAAACACAGGGTGAACAAAATAATGTTTCGTAAATCTGTTGAAGTTTCTAAGGAAACTAAGagcattttaaagaatttcttgAAGGAGAATCAGTATCAAATCAATTTTGAGAAGGATGATTCCCAACCGAAAGAACAATTGAGAAAAGACACTTCTACTCCTGTAGTTCATGTTCAATCAAAGGTTTCTCACGAGCAGCCATCTATATAGATTGATCTAATAGAGAAAGAAATTAGAGATCAAACCACTGATAATCAGGTAGTTGCGGACTTCGATGAAGTTGTGCAAGATCCTTTGGTAATGGAAGTTAACTTGGATGAAGCAACCAAGGAGATTGCAGATGAGAAGGGAGTAGATGAGAAAACtaaagaagaagctgatgtagcaAAGGGTGATACAAGTGCTAGTGCTaataaagaaaaaggagaagaaaaggttgatgaggcaCTGGTGACCATGGCAAGAGTCATTGTTCCTGATAAAGGGAAGTAGATTACTATTGATGAAGAGGCCTTTTCTCATGGACTGATTGATTTGAGCACACTACCTCCTATACAAGAATTGAAGTTAGCTACCCTTCCCCAAACTAAAGTAAGTGAGGACTTACTAAAGTCTCAACTAGAAGATAAGGAGGTTATATCTTTGTTCATAAGTATTTTAGAGAAAATTTTACTCTTTTAAGTAGGATTCACGAGATTCATCCTTCGGTAAGCTTAGAAATATGTTATGAGCagttgattctcattttgtatcaTTGGAGAAAGTAGTGGATATAAAATTTTTGAACAAGTTTAATGAAATGAGATTACAAACCTttttcaaagcaattgaggatgatAGGGCAATTTTGAAATCTGCGATAAAGAGTGTTGTCGATGGTTTAGCTGAAGGTGGTCAGATCTTTAATTCATGTCTCATTTTGCCTACATTTACAGtagacattgacaagaagattAATAAATATGAAGGCCAGTTAGCTACAATTTCACAATCTTTTGTTCCTCTTTCAGTTTTTGCTAGAAGTCTTGAAGCTCAAATTAAGAATCTAACAAACAAAATCAAGAGCTTGAGTGTAGAGGAGTAGTGGATAAGAGGAAGAGTGGGAGAATTGAGGAGTCTAATCACTCCCTAGTTAGATACTTTTCTTGGTAGCCAATAGGATGCAGTATTTGCTTTAGGAAAAGATGTACCATCAGATCTTAAAGGTGTAGAAGTACATGCATAGATGTTTAGCACCTTAATTATTCTTTTTGATTGTTTACCAAGAGGATGGATTGAGTATCTAAAGTCCTTGAAGGTAACTTATGCAgatatttttaagtttttgtaGATCACTGTATACATTCTTTTGTGTATAAGTTTTGGAAAattcctacctttgccattgaggtcaaagggggagagagagcagTGAAAAATGAGCACATTCTTAGGGGGAACCAATTGAGTGTAGAGAATTTTGGATtgattgtattttttgaattttggagcaCTTGCCATTgttcatagtgttgccatcaatcccaatgggggagattgttggcaagagacacagTTCTGATGATGATATATGCATGGAGATTACTTCAAGGTTGTCATTTATGATAACTCAGTCTAGTAATTCTATTCGGTACCTATAGATTTGATCTACCGGAAGTCGTATTGACTTAGGCATACGTCTAATAGAATGTGAGCACAATATTGCAGATTCATTAAGTATAATTCATTCTAGGTTGTATATTTTCAATTGTGGTCATTGGAATAGTTGACTGCTTATTTGAGGCAACTTAGTTCACATTTTCAGCCTCCAGTGTTGATTCCAATGCATGATTCTTGGTTCAATATCTAGTGATTTTGGAAGGGCAAAGCCTATTGTGTGGACAAGTTGGGTAACGTGTGTTGCAAAACTGTAGGGATGATTTTGGCAATTGATGTTGTGTTCGAGGATTTTGTGCCATTGTGTGTGAAGCTTGTGGCCATATGTTTTAGGTCTATTATATGGATTTTTGGTGGATTGAGCCAACATGAGaatacacatttcatattttgtagttttgtgaagTCGACTTGttgaagatctattttggtggtgtggatatataagatcaacttggatGATCATTTTAGGTAATGGTTTGTGCAATAAATTTTTTTGGGAGCGACTTAGAGCAATTTCACATGTGCGCCTTAAGTTTTGGTGATTCGGTATTTAGCAAAACAAAGCAGTTTTCTCAAAGCAATGGTAgcggatcattttgagcttaaccgaaattgatTTCTAGTATTCGTAGATGTTGTATTGTAGTTCAAACATTGCATTTTCTTTTATATCtcatttgtaagatagtgagtcctcCGAcgttgtagccctgttttgtatttcagttgtgagctctaggcagtgtgcctgaatgcaagtgcattcccctcttgtaatattattctaCTACTAGCCaatgtataataatattgtgggttcaaattccaccatggttttttgtttctgggtttccacataaaaaatttggtgctatggttgtgtggttatttggTTTGATTTAATGCATATTACTTTCTTTCTTGTGCATCTGGTGTAATAAGAATTagattaataagtttgcaaattataaaacattgattcacccccccgccccccccccccctcctcctcTCAGTGCTCATTGATTAGAACAAAGGTGTCCAATATGGCCTTCAAAAAAAGTTATAGTTGTGTACTAAGTCAGGTTTTATTAGTACACTATGGTGAAATCATGTGATTTTTTGCATTGTGGATCAaaggaatacatttcattcaattatcaaTACTGGTGATCAATGCGAAGGACTTTAAATTCATAACTAATAAtgctataatattaaaaatattagccATTAAATGAAGAAATGCTTTAACAACATTTGAAATATGCTCAACTAGTGGGTCTTCTTCACTaaacacaaagaaaaaaaaatcttctcACGAATATAATGTCTCAATAACACATTTATTGTTAGGGTGTCATAGTAGACACTTGAGAAAAATTCTGGTGCTAACTAAGCATTAAATTGTGTATTATTGATACATAAGGTAGCATCatctaatttattattttttagatcaattaagtatatttttttaattattattaataatcaaCACTCACAAACTTAAAATCATAGCTAATAAtactactacaaacacaatatctaaTCATCTCTTTAGAAGATAGAATGTGGTGATTGGTAGAACAAACTCAAAGTACAACTATTGTGACACGTCCAACTATGGGTCATGTCTTCTAAACACAACCAATACAATGTCTTAATAACACATTTTATTGTTAGGATCACCTGGTAGACCCTTGAGAAAAAGGTAAGTGATAGCTAAGCATTAAATTGTGTATTGATAATGCATAATATGACATCACATAAGTTTTTACTTTTTGGATTTGATAAgtacaatttatttaattattaataataaacaaCATTGACAACCTTAAGACCACAACTAACAATACTAGTACAAATACACTATTTAATCCTCTCATTAGAAGATAGAATGTGGGGATGACTAGAAGAAATCTAAAGTACAACTATTGAAACAAGCTCAATTGTTGGGTCTTCTCCCttttacaaaagaaaaataaattgataAGTGATAACTACACATTGTTTACTTATACTTTATGATATaaacaatttaatattttttaaatctaataaatataatttatttaattattaataataattttcacaGACCTCAAAATTACAACTAACAATACCACGAGAAACACTATTTAACCCTCTCTTTAAGAGATGGAATGTGGGAATGAGTTAAAAAAACGGATAGCCCGAGCTTGAAGTTGCAGCATATGGGATTGCCATGTCACGTGCCGCATTAATTGGCTTTGCACCGTTGACAGTTGCACGGACTCCGAGCTTTGAAAATCGAACTTCGTGAAAGAAAGTCTCGGATAAGCAGcatcaggcctggaatttgacaggcaaaaTGGCCGTTTTCCCACTTTTGAACCGTATTTGACAGCGtaaaaaattagtagaacgtatgcattgacatgctatttttttcacaaaccgtatatatgacacttaaaattattaataagccgtaaaatattataatagatcatatatattgatatatattattttacaatgtttattataaatatatgaatttatttagaatattttaaaatggtaggattaagatataattgtttctaattttatattatttttatatgaatgtTTAGCatgttttttcttatataaatttagaaactttgtcaatttattttttaatattttttaaagattgtcttaaatatcaatatagaaacttctaacaattgaaatgataagatataattatttctgcttttttaaaatattgtaataaaaaaatctaaaatgatttctatttttataataaacaagatttttgggttgaatttagaaacttacgagtaaatttaagatttttttagtgcattactaatttatcattgttttttaaatttttacatttttttgatgGAATTATTTCTTTTCACTTCAATTGAATAAAAAACTTATAATAAactattcacaaattaaaaaaaattgacacttaacattttttgaaaaaCGTAAAATGAAAGGCATTTAAATTATTAAACCGTCATAAAAAAATTCATGACAGGCAGGGGTggccgtcaaattccaggcctgagcAGCATTAATGTCTTTACCTGTAATGTTATTGGACAGATGACGCTCAGGATGATTCCTTGACGAGAATCAATAAATTTACAGTAATATTCTGTCAGTACCACTACAACAAATAAATTTACAGTAATATTCTATCATAAATATTTACAATGATTTTAAGCTTGGATATGCAGGACATGATTTCGGCGGGAACGGACACTGCTGCCCGAACGGTAGAATGGGCGATGCCCGAGCTGATCCGCCATCCTCATCTAATAAAGAAAGTCAGAGACGAAGTGGATGCATGTGTGGGAATGGAAGAGATGGTAACAgaatctcatctttctcagcttaAGTATTTACAGGTAGTAGTATCGGAAACTCTTCGACTGCAATCCCCAACGCCACTTATGCTTCCTCACGCATCTCCAGACAGTTCGAGGGTAATGTGTGGGCCATAGCAAGAGATTCAAATGCGTGGGACAAGCCGCTGGAATTTGATCCTGATCGCTTTGTGGACAACCCCGTGCATTTCGATGGACGAGATTTTCGAATAACACCGTTCGGTTCATGCATTTGATTGGTCACTTCGCTCTGGTGAAGAACCCCAAGATTGGTGAAGTCTCGATTCACAGGAAAGATCCTCTCACTCTCTTCGCCACTCCTCGTCTGCCTAACCATCTCTATAATAGTTAAGAAAAAGCGGGTCACATATAATTGTTTACTCGCAAGTCCTGTCCTCTTTCAACCGCTGTTGCCTCCTAAGCCGACATATCTGTTGTTCGTATTAGTTCTGATAGTAACATTGTATATATATCATTGCTTCTTATAACAGGGTTCTACTATAGTTTGATGATCTATGTGTATAATTAAACAAGTGATATAATGCATAAGTTTCTATCAATAGAATAGTGTTGATAAAAAggtgagagagatatatatatagggGGAAAgaagtctaaaaggaaagtaagaGGGATATGGAGAAATAGAGATAGGAAGTGGGACATAATAAGAAAGGGGGAGATGAAAAGATAGAAAGGTAAAGATATAGGAAATGATATATAGAGAAAAGTAGAGAGAAGTAGATATATaacagagagagaggggagagatggagtgaataagatacatatatgtagataatgagatatagatagagagggagaggtgagATTTGATAGAGATAGAGAATGGGAGGGTGAAAAAGAGTTTGTGTgtgagagagatgtagagatagaaATATGGAAAGAGAAACATGGTGTGTTTGTGCATAGGTgcacatgcatgtgtgtgtgtgtgcacatgctTGTGAGTGTGTGCACAGGTGcacgtgtatgtgtgtgtgtgcatgtgcgcATGTGAGAAAGAtatagagatagaaatagagatagagatagggaggcagaagcaaagtgtgtgtgtgtgtgtgtgtgtgtgtgtgtgtgtgagagagagagagagagagagagagagaggtgaaaccAAGAGAGAAGGAAGGATcatacataaataatataattatattgaaGGAGATTATCGCACTTACTCATTattatagaatataaaaaataaaataaaaaagaaataagataaataaatagataaaagtTGCTATCAATTTGTTTAAATTAGTTATAAAGTAAAATAATCTAAATTTGGGTCATTAGGTCTAGAGGCATTATACAATGACATCATATCGTGAAGTTAAAGAGTGTGACTATGTTAATAaaaactcttaccttttattttaaatttgaaatcattTAAATACCAAagtattaaaattttaaacatagTATTTAATAATAGATATAgatataaaaatttaaatgaatcaTTTTTTGTTGTTTGCATGGACTTCGTTTcttaaatacctattttttttgttttatgttttgttttaataatgcattgatctattagaataaaataagaagataaataaataaataaactagtatgtgtcatttatttaatttaaattaataaatacttttgtaataaataattttttttaatttttcttttaatttcttaGTGACCATGTACATATATAGGTGATTTTTGGTTTGAGTTTTGTTTTCAGTCTTGGCCTTTTGGCTTGTGCCTAGTTCCTCGCCGCCCTTCTGCAAGCAACTCCCTTTCCTTTGCCATtttttgactctgttgcccaatggataaTGCACTGGTCTTGCTTGAGATTCTAGATCCCTTGCTTCGTTCTTCACAGTCCTCATCCCTAATCAGAGCCTATTGTTGGTCTATTTTTGAACTTGgccaaatttaaactttaaattCCTAATTCATAGTTAgcctttttcaaattttttaacttCTAAACTTAAGAAAATGGTCGACTTCCTAATAATGGTTCTAAACTTAGGAAAATGGCCGACTTCCCGACAATGGTTTGAAACTTAGGAAAATGGCCGACTTCCCGACAATGGTTCTAAACTTAGAAAAATGACCGACTTCCCGATAATGGTTCTACACTTAGGAAAATGACAACTTCCCCACAATGGTTTGAAACTTATGAAAATATCCCAATTCCTGACAATGGTTCTAAACTTAAGAAAATGGTCGACTTCCCAACAATTGTTCTAAACTTAGGAAAGTGGCCGACTTCCTGACATCACTGATTCACAAGtttaaaaatgcattaaaaaaaagtTGCAAATTTCATAAATCTGAAAGtaacccacctaatattttggtcTCAAATGCCCCCAGTTTTAATTTTACGGCCATACAATCTCATATGATGTGCTATTTTAATATTATCTCTATGGAGCAATATGGTTGGTAGGGTcaatttacaaaggaagtacctcaagtttgtgagctgttaaaaaatggttaaaagcccattttttatttaaattatcataacCACTCATAAATTTTTATGGCCCCAAGATGCTCGGTTAAACCAAGTGAATTTACTCTAAAGTAGTTGcaggagaaattaaaaaaaaaagttctcAATTTCTCTATAACTTATATATGTACAATAATTTTTGAAGATGTTTTAAATTTTTTGAGAGAAGCAATTTTAGGGGAATGTGAAAGggttattttattcatttaaaaagAAGCAGTTATAGAAACTGAAAAAGGCTTATCAGAGAGTCTTTAAATATCTAATTAACAGATTATTAAAAGGGGGAGAAAGGGGGAAGGGCAACATAGTTTTCCTTTCTGTATAGTTTTATTGTACAAGAGTGGGGAGTCTGTGAACTCACATTTTGACATTGAAGGAATAAAGAGGATGTTTCTGagtctttgaatttattaatgttttctttaaATTACAATGAATTGTGCTTCTTTGTAATTACTTTCAGTGTCATTCTATTTTTGacaaagataaacaggttttatagggacctAAAACCCAGAGTATTATAGACCAAGGTGAGCAGCCAACTAGACAATAAAACTAAGCAAAACAGGGGGCAAACCACACATAGATCAAAAGCCAAGAAAACCAAAACAACAGAGCCAAAAAATAGGGCAAAAAACTCGACTAAGATAGTGCACCAATTTAGTATTTTTCTGAATAATCCTCTTATTAACTTTCTTTAAaccctccatgatgaatctggaggttccctgGTCCTGGCTCCGACTCTTGGTTCTAGTGCGAGGACCCAAGCTAGTCTTCCCACCACCAGCACTCTGTCCACCTTCTGAGGCATCCTTTTTTTTCTCTTCCCCCAACGGAGGGTCACTGGCAATGGTCTTGGTTCTATATtcagtcatcatggaattaattATTTTCCAAACCATCAGCACTATTATTCAATGCCTGCCTACTAATTTCTACCAGATTGTTcaggttttccttgatctcactcacatACTCTTCTAGCTTCTCAATTCTACGCTCATGGACAaccttcatagtttcaacatcctgAGAAATATTCTAGATCATGCTCATGATCTTCTTAGTTTTGCTTGGCTCGGGGGATTCCATGAAATtctcaataattcccttaatcccatcttttagggatccaatttccttatccacccacATCCAATAGTTCTCCTGACTTCTAGTAGCCTCCAAAAGCAGATTTCCCAGCACCCTCTCCTCCTTTTTCTCACCTTTATTTTCCTTATTCACAAACCCCTGTTTCTCATCatccacattgatggggatgtccaacctaatATCATTGTTAGTTCCTGGGGTCACCATAAGCTCCCGTTCTTTATTTGGTCTATACTTAGGGTCCTCCGTATCCTTGATGTCATGCTAATCCATGGCAGTACCATTGTCATCCTCATCCATCTTTGTGTCAAAAATAACTACACATCAGGGTTAGAGTACGAAATGTGGGTTATATCCTTGGGGGAGGGTTGAGTAGGAAATGTGGGTTAtatccttgggggagggtttctCTTCATGAGTTTGGCATATTCCATAATCAAAAAGATCAGCCCTTCATGAATCACAAGGTTATCCTAGTTCTCAAAATGTTTgactaaactattctccaaggacGAAACCAAATAGAAGGGGATGGAAATAattctaccatgcctaaaatgatttaagatagtaaaatgatgTGCTAAAATGAAAGCATATCTACTATCCAGGGTGATTTACCTCATGATGAAATCTATCATATCAGCCTAGAGGGAAATCAAGTATTTCTTGTTTCAGTATCATTCTATTATATCGAACTATGTAGGTATTTAATTTTGGAGGTTTGAATTTAGATTAAATCATCTTTTGAAAAGGGTTTGTTGTCCTTTCTTTCCCTGAATATCATTTGTGAGTGTGGGATAAGTAAACTTTGTGTTCTTTATCTATATTCACTTCATTCTATAATCAATCTTttgcatctactttcatggttatgggaaCATGTTAGTTTGCCTTTTCTGCTTTCTATTGAAAATCATACCTTGTGTTttcattcattgcatatcattcaaaggtagttgcaccttgtaaaataagcagagatcatttgcaaataccattgcaagtgactcaactgttggtcagATTGTCATTGACATGCGCAAAGAGTATAAAACAGaagtgacaaatctgttaaccaataatatttaaaaataacatACAAGTTATAAAATTATAACAAATTTCCCAAATGCTACACTACTGTCATATAGTTTCACTTTAAACTACGATATGATATACAAAAAAACCAAAGAACATTGTTGCTCCTAATCTGCATCCCTAGGTACTACATCAAAATCAGAGTCTGCCTCTAAGTAATTTGATTATGAGTGGAGATTAATTACAAAGatcaatgcataatttttttttggaaataggGCAGGACCTAAAATCAGCACATGGATTGATCATACAGAAGAATTGAAGAGATTAAATGCatcagaataaataaataaaatgtttttatttattttttgtgggaatgtaaaattaaataaattatttgaaatttatttaaatttgaaagaAGTGTTAACTAATtagaataatttttaaaaattatttaattgtattGGATCAAAAGATGAATTAACTAACTaataaacttatttaattaatgttggagggaaaatgataaattaattaaatgaaagaattatttaattaatatagatatAAATTGAGATAATTGTATAATTAAAAAAGTATATAACTAAAATAGTTGAAAAGAGGAAATATTGACTTAATTGAAGAATTAATTTTTTAGAATAATATAAATAGAGGAATTGATCAAATCGTGTTGAaatgacaagatgaaaatgcattaaTCATTTATAGGTGTGTACAATTAATACTTTTTTAATTCTTATTAATTATAATGTATATTAATTTTATTGCTTAATTAATGCATAtgaattttgtatatattaaatttaGGGAAAAATGACATTTATACGAAGGAGTGTGtagatatttttttatcattttttctctttttaattttTCTATGTGCATCAAAGAATATCGATATGTTTTGTAGGGACTTATATTTTCTATAAAATACACAAAAACTATTATTCTCAAATAAAATATAGTAGAAATTATAttgttcaaaaaaaattattcaagaCATAAAATCCTACAAAATTTAATTTGATGGTGTCTTTATTCGATGGTCCAAcctatatttcaaaataaaattaaagatcTTTGAAAAATTTGTGAACAATAATGGCATGACATCTAATAATATTTGATTTGAGAATCATGACATTCTTTTGAAGGTACTTTCAAAGGTGCCCATcatattatattaatttaaattttattagagAGGATAATagcataatttattaaataaaggcTACTAACATTTATATCTAGTGTGTGCATATTTTAATAACacattttacatattttattaattaatgatattttaatttacattaaatatattgtatattaatctATTTTCATAATGCATAATTTTTCTATATATACCATTTAATTTTATACaaaatcaaagatatatatatagagGAGTGTGTAGatatttttttagcatttttttccTTGTTTGAATTTTTTCATGTGCATCAAATAAGATCAATATGTTTTGTAAGAACTTATGTTCATTAAAAAATACACAAAATTATTATACTCATGTAAGTTATGCTCTAAATCATAATATTAAAAAACTTTCTATGAGACATACAATCATATAGAATTTGATTTGATGATCCTTTTATTTGATGGTCCAACCTatattttagaataaaataaaagTGAACAATAATGGTATGACATCGAATGTTTCATCATATGAAGGTCCTAACATAATTTTAAAGGTACCTTCAAAGGTCCTCTTCATATTACATTTTGAACActaaaatttaaacattaaaataaggCCCTTTATTTAAAGATCATGATGACATCACCTTTCAATGAAGCTCTTATTCAAAGGTATATGTTCATGCAAAACTGTTCTATAATTTTTGGCAtcttagattaatttttttttgtcttgcAATAAAGACATTATTGTGAGATCACCTCAACAACAAAAAGGATGCAATCTTTATGATCTTTGTATGTTGACAAGGTGTAAATTCTCCATCAAAATAGTTTCAATTAAGGAAATAATATTAGAATGATTTAAGGGttgatatataataatatatatagtctactataatattattattatgttaATATGCTAATGTAACTATTGAAATGATTCTCATTTTCTTAAATCTATGAAAATATCCGCAAACTTCTAAAAGTTTATCCTGATTTTTACATGAAAAAGTAGGTAATATATATAGTTAAATATACCATGTTTCCTACTTAGATAAGGATATCATTCTTTGAATGAGATACTTGTTGATAAATTGTagaaaaattgtagaaaaataatttaaaaaataatcataTGTAAATAAAATCAT
This window harbors:
- the LOC131038836 gene encoding p-coumarate 3-hydroxylase-like: MEVNLDEATKEIADEKGVDEKTKEEADVAKGDTSASANKEKGEEKVDEALDMISAGTDTAARTVEWAMPELIRHPHLIKKVRDEVDACSSIGNSSTAIPNATYASSRISRQFEGNVWAIARDSNAWDKPLEFDPDRFVDNPVHFDGRDFRITPFGSCI